In Reinekea thalattae, a genomic segment contains:
- a CDS encoding NrdJb yields the protein MKKIEKKIVGFEVITEEKKALAEAANTEATQTEKPSADIIQMHESVERPDMLIGSTYKIKTPMSEHAMYVTINDILLNEGTEHEQRRPFEIFINSKNMEHYQWVVALTLLISAVFRKGGDITFIVDELRAVFDPQGGYFKRGGKFMPSLVAEIGDVVEKHLKMIGMIATEELDEHQKKLIEQKRAEYEAKTEKSASASEEASEFPADAQLCKKCNTKAAIIMDGCLTCLNCGDSKCG from the coding sequence ATGAAAAAAATTGAAAAGAAAATCGTCGGTTTTGAAGTCATCACCGAAGAGAAAAAAGCGCTTGCAGAAGCCGCCAATACAGAAGCAACCCAAACGGAAAAACCCAGTGCAGACATTATTCAAATGCACGAATCGGTTGAGCGTCCAGATATGCTGATCGGTTCTACTTACAAAATTAAAACGCCGATGTCCGAACACGCCATGTATGTCACCATTAATGACATTCTGCTAAACGAAGGCACCGAGCACGAACAACGCCGTCCATTTGAGATTTTCATCAACTCAAAAAATATGGAACATTATCAGTGGGTGGTTGCACTAACGCTTCTCATCTCTGCGGTATTCCGTAAAGGCGGCGACATTACCTTTATCGTCGACGAACTGCGTGCCGTGTTTGACCCGCAAGGTGGCTACTTCAAACGTGGTGGTAAATTTATGCCATCACTGGTTGCCGAAATTGGCGACGTGGTTGAAAAGCACCTTAAGATGATCGGCATGATCGCGACCGAAGAGCTGGACGAACACCAGAAAAAACTCATCGAACAAAAGCGTGCCGAGTACGAAGCTAAAACTGAAAAATCTGCCAGCGCTAGCGAAGAAGCCAGCGAATTCCCAGCAGATGCTCAGCTTTGTAAAAAATGTAATACCAAAGCTGCCATCATTATGGATGGCTGCCTAACCTGTCTAAACTGCGGCGATTCTAAGTGCGGTTAA
- a CDS encoding ATP-grasp fold amidoligase family protein: MSSYKYIAHRLRLKIVNLLTPLAWNIHYSLAALSGFSSLKKSTHKRLGYSPNLRHPKSFNERTQHKKLFNRDPLLPIASDKYKVREYVIDTLGEGAEEYLVPMIDSAVLPEKIDYKNLPSECVIKANHAAGTNLILREGHNLTADDIIKKCYQWLSRPYGLSKFQWAYTKIKKRIIVEELLKTDTGDIPEDYKFHILNGKCIFIQVDYERHGENRTRTHYDTDWNVLPFSMQRYGSSQVTDAPKRLKEMIELSIKLAKPFEYSRIDWYAVNDRIYLGEITQYPGDGISPFEPDSVDFKLGQLWDTDTTIHDVLS; this comes from the coding sequence ATGTCGTCCTATAAATACATAGCTCATCGCTTACGGCTAAAAATTGTTAACCTTCTAACACCCCTAGCTTGGAATATACATTACTCACTCGCAGCACTATCTGGATTTTCCTCTTTAAAAAAAAGCACTCATAAAAGACTTGGGTATTCACCAAACCTGCGTCACCCTAAGTCATTCAATGAACGTACTCAGCATAAAAAATTATTTAATAGAGATCCCTTACTGCCAATTGCGTCAGATAAATATAAGGTACGTGAATATGTAATCGACACTCTTGGTGAAGGAGCGGAAGAGTACCTAGTCCCTATGATTGACTCTGCAGTATTACCAGAGAAAATCGACTATAAAAATCTACCTAGTGAATGCGTAATCAAAGCTAACCATGCCGCTGGCACTAACTTAATTCTAAGAGAAGGCCATAACCTAACTGCAGATGACATCATTAAAAAATGCTACCAGTGGTTAAGCAGGCCTTATGGGTTATCTAAGTTTCAATGGGCTTATACAAAAATAAAAAAGCGCATCATAGTAGAAGAATTATTAAAAACTGATACTGGCGATATTCCTGAAGACTATAAATTTCACATTTTGAATGGTAAGTGCATATTCATTCAGGTCGACTACGAGCGCCACGGTGAAAACCGAACTAGAACACACTACGATACTGACTGGAATGTATTGCCATTCTCAATGCAACGCTATGGAAGTAGCCAAGTAACTGACGCTCCTAAAAGGCTCAAAGAAATGATAGAGCTTTCGATTAAGCTAGCAAAACCATTTGAGTATTCGCGCATTGATTGGTATGCAGTTAATGATCGAATTTATCTGGGTGAAATAACCCAGTATCCCGGTGATGGCATATCACCGTTCGAACCGGACAGCGTTGACTTTAAGCTTGGCCAATTATGGGATACTGACACTACGATTCATGACGTCCTATCGTAA
- a CDS encoding GrpB family protein: MITNRIIEVSDYSESWEADYQKESSDIAKALNQTNVVAIHHIGSTSVIGLAAKPIIDILIEVHSLAVLDSDSENMTELGYLVKGEFGIKGRRYFQKGGVQRSHQVHAFVKGSEEVKRHIAFRDYLREFKTIVNEYGSIKKQAALECNNDIEVYMSLKNAFIKEHEAKALLWKYS; encoded by the coding sequence ATGATCACTAACAGAATAATAGAAGTCTCTGATTATAGTGAAAGCTGGGAAGCAGATTATCAGAAAGAGTCGAGCGATATTGCTAAAGCGCTAAATCAAACGAATGTTGTAGCCATTCACCATATTGGCAGCACATCGGTTATTGGTTTGGCGGCAAAACCTATTATCGATATTCTCATTGAAGTTCATAGTTTGGCCGTGCTCGATAGCGATTCAGAAAATATGACCGAGCTTGGTTATCTTGTTAAAGGCGAGTTCGGAATAAAGGGTCGAAGATATTTTCAAAAGGGTGGTGTACAACGTAGCCATCAAGTTCATGCGTTTGTTAAAGGCTCTGAAGAAGTAAAGAGGCACATTGCTTTTAGAGACTATTTACGAGAGTTTAAAACCATTGTGAATGAATACGGCAGCATAAAAAAACAAGCAGCTCTAGAGTGCAACAACGATATTGAGGTTTATATGAGCCTAAAAAATGCATTCATTAAAGAGCATGAAGCCAAAGCTTTATTATGGAAATACTCTTAA
- a CDS encoding YunG family protein, which yields MQLKDSKPSIDDVMRALRESWSLESTEEPENWQPSNPSRGQCGISSLIINDYFGGKLVLWKVFVGEEQIGFHYSNELPDGTQFDATGDQFWQSEELREPSVFDRPAKRPKNGAGRYLKLSSLVRSKLESY from the coding sequence ATGCAATTAAAAGATTCTAAACCAAGTATTGATGATGTGATGAGAGCTTTACGTGAGTCTTGGTCATTAGAAAGCACAGAAGAACCGGAAAATTGGCAACCCTCGAACCCAAGTCGAGGGCAATGTGGTATTTCTTCTTTGATCATTAATGACTATTTCGGTGGTAAATTAGTTCTCTGGAAGGTCTTTGTCGGTGAAGAACAGATTGGTTTTCATTATTCAAATGAGTTACCCGACGGTACCCAGTTTGATGCTACTGGAGATCAATTTTGGCAAAGCGAAGAACTAAGAGAACCTTCAGTATTTGATCGCCCTGCTAAACGACCAAAAAATGGAGCTGGCCGATATTTGAAATTATCGAGTTTGGTTAGAAGTAAGTTAGAAAGTTACTAG
- a CDS encoding HigA family addiction module antitoxin, which translates to MSMHNPAHPGEILKELIIEPTGATITDVSEHLNISRKTLSKVLNGHGSITPEMALRLELAFKKPTADHWLRLQNAFDLWQARQHKASLHVRPYAFVTQA; encoded by the coding sequence ATGAGTATGCATAATCCGGCGCATCCGGGTGAGATACTAAAAGAGCTGATTATAGAGCCAACGGGTGCGACTATTACCGATGTTTCTGAACATCTGAATATTAGTCGCAAAACCTTATCGAAAGTTCTAAACGGTCATGGCTCAATTACACCGGAAATGGCCTTAAGGTTAGAGCTTGCTTTTAAGAAGCCAACGGCTGACCACTGGTTACGCTTGCAGAATGCTTTTGATCTTTGGCAAGCGCGTCAACATAAAGCCTCTTTGCATGTTCGCCCATATGCCTTTGTAACACAGGCTTAA
- a CDS encoding type II toxin-antitoxin system RelE/ParE family toxin, producing MIISFIHKGLERFYRSGKTSGIQSNHVKRLRLILTNLDQAETPMDMDLPGLRLHELKGNRNGVWSVSVSGNWRVTFRFKGRDAEIVNYEDYH from the coding sequence ATGATTATTAGCTTTATACACAAAGGACTTGAGCGATTCTATCGGTCAGGGAAAACGTCTGGTATTCAGTCTAACCATGTAAAACGCTTACGTTTGATTCTTACCAACTTAGATCAGGCTGAAACTCCTATGGATATGGATTTACCGGGCCTTCGACTACATGAGCTAAAAGGTAATCGAAACGGTGTTTGGTCAGTATCCGTTAGTGGTAATTGGCGGGTTACTTTTCGGTTTAAAGGCAGGGATGCAGAAATTGTTAATTATGAGGATTATCACTAA
- a CDS encoding amidohydrolase, giving the protein MKKTNVVTLLLLMLVSVSAHSEVAQSADTLLINGKILTVDDDFSIVQSLAIRDGRIVAVGSNAETNALIGTQTKLIDLNGKTVIPGLIDNHLHFIRGVWNFQMEVRLDGIESRTEAMNKIRDKAKQLEPGKWITVMGGWSYNQFLDNSDRFSLQELDDIAPDNPLFLMIGYSEGFANSKALELANVESSGQARVQGRDNVGEFINLVSWRNKSSDESAIRTYMEELNRVGLTTVYDVGRPSEGELAPLEAFAKSGDMPLRVFHTLRYNARDAESTASALKMFESESTVPRSNDEQFGLLGLGEHIYSPVTDNPRNSSYWKEEVWAPFSQISFAAARNGWPVHEHVMSRVMAVQFLDLVEDISAEVPNVKDLRWTFAHANGMRDEDIKRAADLGIAFAIHNQARMSVFAVDAPRIGSIAKSGALWGLGSDGGIVAPYQPFITLEWVVAGTNVADKEGWSEDQRVSREQALIAHTRNNAELLFMEQHIGSLEVGKLADLVVLDKDYLTVEENKISELTPLLTMTGGNVVYTQGEMD; this is encoded by the coding sequence ATGAAAAAAACAAACGTGGTTACCTTATTGCTCCTAATGTTAGTGAGTGTCAGTGCTCACAGTGAGGTTGCACAAAGTGCCGATACTCTGCTTATCAATGGGAAAATTTTAACGGTTGATGATGATTTTAGCATTGTTCAGAGTTTGGCTATCCGCGACGGGCGAATAGTGGCAGTGGGCAGCAACGCCGAGACCAACGCGTTGATTGGCACGCAGACAAAGCTCATTGACCTTAATGGTAAAACGGTTATTCCGGGGCTTATCGATAATCACCTGCATTTTATTCGAGGCGTCTGGAACTTTCAGATGGAAGTTCGGCTCGATGGCATAGAATCACGCACAGAGGCGATGAATAAAATCCGCGATAAGGCAAAGCAATTGGAGCCGGGTAAGTGGATCACGGTTATGGGTGGCTGGAGCTATAATCAGTTTCTCGATAACAGTGATCGGTTTAGCCTACAAGAACTCGACGACATCGCGCCGGATAATCCGCTGTTCTTGATGATTGGCTATTCAGAAGGCTTTGCCAATAGTAAGGCGCTTGAGCTGGCGAATGTGGAGAGCAGCGGTCAGGCTCGAGTGCAAGGGCGCGACAATGTTGGTGAGTTTATTAATCTCGTTAGCTGGCGAAACAAGAGCTCTGATGAGAGCGCAATCCGTACATACATGGAAGAGCTGAATCGAGTTGGCTTGACGACCGTTTATGATGTGGGCCGACCTTCTGAAGGTGAACTCGCGCCACTTGAAGCCTTTGCTAAAAGCGGTGATATGCCGTTGCGGGTTTTCCACACATTGCGTTACAACGCTCGTGATGCTGAGTCCACAGCGAGTGCTTTAAAGATGTTTGAATCTGAAAGTACAGTGCCTCGCTCTAACGATGAACAATTTGGCTTGCTGGGTTTAGGCGAGCACATCTATTCACCTGTTACGGATAACCCGCGCAACTCGAGCTATTGGAAGGAAGAAGTCTGGGCGCCGTTCTCGCAGATTTCATTTGCCGCCGCTCGCAATGGTTGGCCCGTTCATGAACATGTAATGAGCCGAGTCATGGCAGTGCAGTTTCTCGATCTGGTGGAAGATATTTCAGCAGAGGTTCCGAACGTTAAAGACCTTCGTTGGACCTTCGCACATGCCAATGGAATGAGAGACGAAGACATCAAACGAGCGGCGGATCTCGGCATTGCCTTCGCTATACACAACCAAGCCCGCATGAGTGTTTTTGCAGTCGACGCCCCTCGAATTGGCAGCATTGCAAAATCTGGCGCGCTGTGGGGTTTAGGCTCTGATGGCGGTATCGTTGCGCCGTACCAACCGTTCATAACACTTGAATGGGTGGTTGCAGGAACCAACGTCGCAGATAAAGAAGGCTGGAGCGAAGACCAACGCGTTAGCCGAGAGCAGGCATTGATAGCACACACACGAAACAACGCCGAGCTACTTTTTATGGAACAACACATCGGCTCGCTTGAGGTCGGTAAACTCGCCGACTTAGTGGTGTTGGATAAAGACTACCTGACGGTTGAGGAAAATAAAATTTCCGAATTAACCCCCTTACTGACGATGACCGGCGGTAACGTTGTCTACACTCAAGGCGAGATGGATTAA
- a CDS encoding SEC-C metal-binding domain-containing protein encodes MGSNDRNKPCWCGSGKKYKKCHLIREEQDSLTRRELEDYAKNQKSKKVCSVNNLYPDDCSKKIINAHTISKSGSLKEISENGHVMGAKPSLSGLIKSNGKLELE; translated from the coding sequence ATGGGTAGTAATGACAGAAACAAACCATGCTGGTGTGGTTCGGGGAAAAAGTATAAAAAATGTCACTTAATCCGAGAGGAACAGGATTCACTAACGCGCAGAGAGCTAGAAGATTACGCCAAGAACCAAAAGTCAAAGAAGGTTTGCAGTGTTAATAACTTGTACCCAGATGACTGTTCAAAAAAAATAATTAATGCACATACCATCTCTAAAAGCGGATCTCTGAAAGAGATATCTGAAAATGGCCACGTAATGGGTGCAAAGCCGAGTTTGTCTGGTTTAATTAAAAGTAATGGAAAGCTAGAACTAGAATAG
- a CDS encoding ParA family protein, translating into MTKIITLYNHKGGVSKTTTCFNLAKLLSTNGKRVLAVDADPQCNLTELMLSPQIARLDELELETHQENDIQGTSLLELLKPRIEGEVAEIPLESVETISIDENLMLLKGDVNLSSIEDSLAESHIQRFSNKTHEKRTYVAIADLLRRYGDENNIDYILIDVGPSSGALTRACFLSCDAYFVPTCPDRFNVQAIGTLSTIIGKWIKDHQQIRSDFEEIGLPIQHGLPKFLGVILQSFKIRGGQPKPTYRMWMERIPRKIEQSLYPIISKFNHGDYDLTLGLTGEEIVVSKIRDFEGLAPIMQEHGKAMFALSQDDTRVMDANNRAWTGAAWTGAQERMADYKECIAELETRLMELD; encoded by the coding sequence ATGACAAAAATAATTACTTTATATAATCATAAAGGTGGCGTATCTAAAACAACTACATGTTTTAATCTTGCTAAGTTGCTTTCGACAAATGGCAAAAGAGTGCTTGCTGTTGATGCTGATCCACAGTGTAACTTAACTGAGTTAATGCTTTCTCCACAGATAGCTCGATTAGATGAACTTGAGCTTGAGACTCATCAAGAAAACGATATTCAAGGGACTAGTTTGTTAGAGCTGTTAAAACCTAGAATAGAAGGTGAGGTAGCGGAAATTCCTTTAGAATCGGTAGAAACAATATCGATTGACGAAAATCTAATGTTATTGAAAGGGGATGTGAATTTGAGTTCTATTGAAGACTCTTTAGCTGAATCTCATATACAACGATTTTCAAACAAAACTCATGAAAAAAGAACGTATGTTGCCATAGCTGATTTATTAAGAAGATATGGTGATGAAAATAATATTGATTATATCTTGATTGATGTAGGGCCTAGTTCTGGAGCGCTAACTCGGGCATGTTTCCTATCGTGTGACGCTTACTTTGTACCTACTTGTCCTGACCGATTTAATGTACAAGCTATTGGTACTTTATCGACTATCATTGGTAAATGGATAAAAGACCATCAGCAAATAAGAAGCGATTTTGAAGAAATAGGGCTACCAATACAACACGGGCTGCCAAAATTTTTAGGTGTTATTTTACAAAGCTTTAAAATCAGGGGCGGACAGCCTAAGCCTACATATCGAATGTGGATGGAAAGAATTCCAAGAAAAATTGAACAATCACTATATCCAATTATTTCAAAATTTAATCATGGGGACTATGACCTTACATTAGGGTTAACTGGTGAGGAAATTGTTGTATCAAAAATTAGAGACTTTGAAGGTCTTGCTCCAATAATGCAGGAACATGGCAAAGCTATGTTTGCCTTGAGTCAGGATGATACTAGAGTTATGGATGCTAATAATAGGGCGTGGACAGGTGCTGCTTGGACGGGAGCACAAGAGCGTATGGCAGATTATAAGGAATGTATTGCAGAGTTAGAAACGCGTCTTATGGAATTGGATTAA
- a CDS encoding GNAT family N-acetyltransferase yields MNIELVPALEIDIDFAFEVKRQAMGEHIKSKWGWDEAFQRSVHEQRYIEKPWFIVYYNGEPIGTVSVHHLENYVRFGEFYLMTKYRNKGIGSYILKNFLSECDKNTRVVVLEYLKWNPVGALYKRNGFEVTSESDIHYFMERKPKSH; encoded by the coding sequence ATGAATATTGAACTAGTGCCAGCGTTAGAGATTGATATTGATTTCGCTTTTGAAGTAAAACGTCAAGCAATGGGAGAGCATATTAAGTCTAAATGGGGCTGGGATGAAGCCTTTCAGAGAAGTGTTCACGAGCAACGATACATTGAAAAGCCTTGGTTTATAGTGTATTACAATGGTGAACCTATTGGTACGGTATCAGTACATCACTTAGAAAACTATGTAAGATTTGGTGAGTTTTATTTGATGACTAAATATCGTAATAAAGGTATTGGCTCATATATATTGAAGAATTTCTTATCTGAATGTGACAAAAATACACGAGTTGTTGTTCTAGAGTATTTAAAATGGAACCCTGTTGGTGCACTGTATAAAAGAAACGGTTTTGAAGTGACTTCAGAGAGTGATATTCACTATTTTATGGAGCGCAAGCCAAAATCACACTAA
- a CDS encoding cupin domain-containing protein gives MEIIRSKAFKSERAWGAKDIVNMNGITTRLHWTDQPYKWHVNDGEEVFVVLDGVVEMLFKENGIEQSAVLETGDIFYASIGTEHVAHPRGEARILVVESEGSV, from the coding sequence ATGGAAATAATTAGAAGTAAAGCCTTTAAATCTGAACGCGCTTGGGGAGCAAAAGACATTGTAAATATGAATGGCATTACTACTCGCTTGCATTGGACAGATCAGCCTTATAAGTGGCATGTAAACGATGGCGAAGAAGTTTTTGTTGTTTTAGATGGCGTTGTTGAAATGTTATTTAAAGAAAATGGAATTGAGCAATCAGCCGTGCTTGAAACTGGTGATATATTTTATGCTTCTATTGGAACTGAGCACGTTGCACATCCTCGCGGTGAAGCAAGAATCTTAGTAGTAGAATCAGAAGGCAGCGTATAA
- a CDS encoding KilA-N domain-containing protein, translating to MDQKALIPRVEEGEIIPQRVGDGYISATALCKSVGKRFSDYHALKSTQEFIAELSQQTQLPKEQLIHIIQGGNAQGTWVHPYLAINLGQWLSVKFSVKVSQWVYEWQNGKAKPVMPVHIERYMINRNKVPHTHFSMLNELIFNLVAPLESAGFTMPANLLPDASEGKMFCNWLRKNRGIEPKNFPSYDHEFPDGRVFPARLYPMEYMEDFKNHFHTVWLPQKAPEYFGQRAPAALEYVGQILLPNQS from the coding sequence ATGGATCAAAAGGCTTTAATTCCTAGAGTTGAGGAAGGCGAAATTATTCCTCAAAGGGTTGGTGATGGTTATATTAGTGCAACAGCATTATGTAAATCTGTTGGGAAGCGGTTCTCTGATTATCACGCGCTAAAGTCAACTCAAGAGTTTATTGCTGAACTAAGCCAGCAGACACAACTCCCAAAAGAACAATTAATACATATTATTCAAGGTGGAAACGCACAGGGAACTTGGGTTCATCCATATCTAGCAATAAATCTTGGTCAATGGCTTTCTGTTAAGTTTTCCGTAAAAGTTTCGCAGTGGGTATACGAATGGCAGAATGGAAAAGCCAAGCCAGTCATGCCTGTCCATATCGAAAGGTACATGATTAACAGAAACAAAGTTCCTCATACACATTTTTCAATGTTAAACGAGTTGATTTTTAACCTTGTAGCCCCACTGGAAAGTGCTGGTTTTACTATGCCCGCAAACCTTCTTCCTGATGCGTCTGAAGGTAAAATGTTTTGCAACTGGCTCAGAAAAAATAGAGGAATAGAGCCTAAAAATTTCCCAAGCTATGATCATGAGTTTCCTGATGGCCGGGTATTTCCAGCAAGACTTTACCCAATGGAATATATGGAAGATTTCAAAAACCATTTTCATACAGTATGGTTGCCGCAAAAAGCTCCTGAATATTTTGGTCAGCGGGCGCCGGCAGCACTTGAATATGTTGGCCAAATATTACTTCCTAACCAATCATGA
- a CDS encoding DUF6508 domain-containing protein — translation MNELIDILALAENDIVKITWEGHHPEYPQTIIELMNVLGKSNFIVSDYRKHNFKDVISNIDSSSLEQLSCVITWIVRSERFITGGWKTQLENKNLQNAVRKAIELSADNV, via the coding sequence ATGAATGAATTAATAGATATACTTGCTTTGGCAGAAAATGACATTGTAAAAATCACATGGGAAGGACATCATCCAGAATACCCCCAAACAATTATTGAATTAATGAACGTATTGGGTAAATCAAATTTTATTGTTAGTGATTATCGCAAACATAATTTTAAAGATGTAATTTCAAATATCGATAGCTCAAGCTTGGAACAATTAAGTTGTGTAATTACTTGGATTGTTCGGAGTGAGAGGTTTATTACTGGCGGATGGAAAACTCAGCTAGAAAATAAAAATTTGCAAAACGCAGTAAGAAAAGCCATAGAATTGTCGGCTGACAACGTATAA
- a CDS encoding SpoIID/LytB domain-containing protein, with the protein MIALVARCRATANKKRMLSCSKLLAGFLLLQTLCINAIADLTLNDQGIEEQVIEELSTDNQIEVMILSKFHPQQVVIETQSRLFEFGPNQVKNFQFSEQLNQPISITVNGVETRYYRGAIQLQWQGSEYRIINTTPLEIYVAGVVVGELGAHASRELVKAQAIIARTYALKKSQSVRLSDLAYHQVFHGFNHYAEAVYSVSRQTQHQVLKTEGRLTEALFHGECGSKIFSAAQFFDSGDFFTALDLPTQMQQGQRWQVRLNAAQLAKVFTTASAVSLQPGTPTKVVVDNQAFAAETFRLMVNREYDWNTIPSNDFKITKIAGGWQLEGFGRGHLVGLCQQQANALAKQGWSASQLLALFYPMASIELYDR; encoded by the coding sequence ATGATCGCACTGGTTGCGCGCTGTCGAGCAACGGCTAATAAAAAACGCATGCTAAGTTGCAGTAAATTATTGGCGGGTTTTTTATTGTTACAAACGCTATGCATTAACGCGATTGCCGACCTAACTCTGAATGATCAGGGCATTGAAGAGCAGGTTATCGAAGAGCTAAGCACAGATAACCAAATAGAGGTGATGATACTCAGCAAGTTTCACCCTCAACAGGTGGTGATAGAAACCCAATCGCGCCTGTTTGAATTTGGCCCCAATCAGGTAAAAAATTTCCAGTTTAGTGAACAACTCAACCAGCCAATTAGTATTACCGTTAACGGTGTCGAAACAAGGTATTACCGAGGCGCAATCCAACTGCAATGGCAAGGTTCCGAGTACCGCATTATTAATACCACACCGCTAGAAATCTATGTTGCAGGTGTTGTTGTCGGTGAGTTGGGTGCGCACGCCAGCCGCGAACTGGTTAAAGCACAGGCGATTATCGCCAGAACCTACGCGCTTAAAAAAAGCCAATCGGTTCGTTTATCAGATTTAGCCTATCATCAGGTGTTTCATGGTTTTAATCATTATGCTGAGGCGGTTTATAGCGTCTCTCGGCAAACGCAACATCAGGTACTTAAAACAGAAGGGCGCTTAACCGAAGCTTTGTTTCATGGCGAATGCGGTTCAAAAATATTCAGTGCCGCGCAGTTTTTTGACTCCGGCGATTTTTTTACCGCCTTAGATCTGCCCACACAAATGCAACAAGGCCAGCGTTGGCAAGTAAGACTCAATGCAGCGCAACTAGCCAAAGTATTTACAACCGCTTCGGCTGTTAGCTTACAGCCTGGCACGCCGACAAAAGTGGTGGTCGATAACCAAGCCTTTGCCGCAGAAACCTTTAGGCTAATGGTAAACCGAGAGTACGACTGGAACACCATTCCCTCTAACGATTTTAAAATCACCAAGATAGCAGGCGGTTGGCAACTAGAAGGCTTTGGCCGTGGGCATCTTGTTGGCCTATGCCAGCAACAGGCCAACGCTTTAGCCAAGCAAGGTTGGAGTGCATCACAGCTATTGGCTTTATTCTACCCAATGGCCTCGATAGAACTTTATGATCGATGA